In Rosa chinensis cultivar Old Blush chromosome 1, RchiOBHm-V2, whole genome shotgun sequence, a genomic segment contains:
- the LOC112188195 gene encoding disease resistance-like protein DSC1 → MAASSSPSSGGGWNYDVFLNFRGEDTRKIFVGHLHKALDLEAINAFIDSEDLRKGNDLSELLTAIEDSRLSIVVFSQNYASSTWCLKELVKILECMSTKKQLVVPIFYEVDPSDIRKVNGRFAEAFAKHEHDSNADMEEVHMWKSALTEATNLSGWDSRNYKDDAKLIEKIVEDISKKLVHIRSNKVSNLVGMDSHIAKMSSLLDLGEDDVRVVGVYGMPGIGKTTIARAIYDELVCQFDHYCFLENVKEGFKHNGAIHMQEELLSRIFEKSVRSLGTLSRGSKMIMDRLSKKKVLLVLDDVENFNQIEELLGKQHSFGSGSRIIVTTRDIQSLSGVNERYSPMFLSDGEALELFLQYAFRTNQPTREYDPLSRRAVEYAQGLPLALKVLGASLDGKSIREWEDELEKIKEIPHKEILGVLRTSFDGLDPSQQEIFLDIACFFRGMDEGYVIKILENCGFYPHSGLQVLRDRALLTISYGNRLEMHDLIQDMGWQIVRQQSIKEPGKRSRLWTYEDVDRVLAQNTATEAVEGIMLDLSKSKDVDIDAEAFVRMTNLRLLLIGYNHYIDFNAKDFPLELLHQPRDECKQHVSGVVKFLSRDLRYLMWHGCPLKSLPSNFGPKNLVDLDMRFSHIEQLWEGIKPFKKLKFINLSHSHYLTTTPDFTEATNVETLVLDGCSSLLDVNSSISALKNLVFLCLRGCKELENLPSSIFLKSLKILDLSGCSSLVKFPEISGIMEDLSEIFLNETAIEELPSSIERLQGLVLLHLRNCRSLVRLPDNICNLVRLKDLTLSGCSKLYHLPENLGNLESLMYLEVEGSGIRELPFSILCLKRLKALSCDGCKEMTMPFSSWSSSIEEYNCRYSGLLHLDLSDSNLWELSDGIAHLSSLKTLELRRTNLESLPATMNQLRRLTRLELEACKRLKSIPELPSSINYIDAHDCRALETVAKPNTRCSMNLCFIFSNCLQLVQTNLFREIVETHSHHQGDYRLLLSFNMSLPGSEIPDWFNFQCRGSSFTVQLPPNWFDNKFLGFAICAVGDIKGSQNEASDLSALCHCSLKGNHGQYSFSSTLLDWGFTTDRILKSDHMFMAYVPWS, encoded by the exons ATGGCTGCTTCTTCGTCTCCCTCATCTGGTGGTGGTTGGAACTATGACGTGTTCCTCAATTTTAGAGGCGAGGATACTCGCAAGATCTTTGTAGGCCATCTCCACAAAGCTCTTGATCTGGAAGCAATCAACGCATTCATAGACTCTGAAGATCTCCGCAAAGGCAACGACCTTTCAGAGTTGCTCACGGCTATTGAAGACTCCAGGCTTTCGATAGTAGTTTTCTCCCAAAACTATGCTTCCTCAACGTGGTGCTTAAAAGAACTGGTCAAGATACTGGAATGCATGTCTACAAAAAAGCAGCTGGTGGTGCCCATTTTTTATGAAGTAGATCCCTCTGATATCCGCAAAGTAAACGGAAGGTTTGCCGAGGCTTTTGCAAAACATGAACATGATTCTAATGCCGACATGGAAGAAGTTCATATGTGGAAGTCTGCTCTAACTGAAGCCACCAACTTATCTGGGTGGGATTCTCGTAATTACAA GGATGATGCCAAGCTTATTGAGAAAATTGTTGAAGATATTTCTAAAAAATTGGTCCACATCCGATCCAATAAAGTAAGTAACTTGGTTGGAATGGACTCCCACATTGCGAAAATGAGTTCACTATTAGACCTTGGTGAGGACGATGTTCGTGTTGTTGGAGTATATGGAATGCCTGGTATAGGGAAAACAACCATTGCTAGAGCTATTTATGACGAACTTGTTTGTCAATTTGATCACTATTGCTTTCTTGAAAATGTCAAGGAAGGTTTCAAGCATAATGGTGCCATACATATGCAGGAAGAACTTCTATCTAGGATTTTTGAGAAAAGCGTGCGCAGTCTAGGCACTTTGAGTAGAGGTTCCAAGATGATAATGGATAGGCTGAGTAAGAAAAAAGTTCTGcttgttcttgatgatgtaGAGAACTTTAACCAAATTGAAGAGTTACTTGGAAAGCAGCATTCATTTGGTAGCGGGAGTAGAATCATTGTAACCACTAGGGATATACAATCACTCAGTGGAGTTAATGAGAGATATAGTCCCATGTTTCTAAGCGATGGTGAAGCTCTTGAACTTTTTTTGCAGTATGCCTTCAGAACAAACCAACCTACGAGAGAGTATGATCCTCTCTCAAGGCGTGCTGTAGAGTATGCTCAAGGTCTACCTTTAGCACTCAAAGTTTTGGGAGCTAGTCTTGATGGCAAAAGTATACGTGAGTGGGAAGATGagctagagaaaataaaggaaatccCGCATAAGGAAATTCTGGGTGTGCTTAGAACAAGCTTTGACGGACTGGATCCTTCACAGCAGGAAATCTTTCTagacattgcatgtttctttagaGGAATGGACGAAGGCTATGTAATCAAAATTCTGGAAAATTGTGGCTTCTATCCCCACAGTGGATTACAAGTACTACGTGATAGAGCTCTCTTAACTATCTCATATGGCAATAGGCTTGAAATGCATGATTTAATACAGGATATGGGTTGGCAAATCGTCCGCCAACAATCTATTAAAGAGCCTGGGAAGCGCAGTCGTTTGTGGACTTATGAAGACGTGGATCGTGTATTAGCTCAAAATACG GCTACAGAAGCAGTTGAAGGCATAATGCTGGACTTGTCGAAGTCAAAAGACGTTGACATAGATGCTGAAGCTTTTGTTAGAATGACGAATCTAAGACTGCTCTTAATCGGTTATAACCACTACATAGACTTCAATGCGAAAGATTTTCCGTTGGAGCTGTTACACCAGCCAAGAGATGAGTGTAAACAACACGTGAGTGGGGTTGTAAAGTTTCTTTCTCGTGACTTGAGGTATCTCATGTGGCATGGATGCCCCCTAAAGTCCTTGCCATCCAATTTTGGCCCGAAGAATCTTGTGGATCTTGACATGCGTTTTAGCCACATTGAACAACTTTGGGAAGGAATCAAG CCTTTCAAAAAGTTAAAATTCATCAATTTGAGTCATTCTCATTACCTTACCACAACCCCCGACTTCACTGAAGCAACAAATGTGGAAACACTAGTTCTTGACGGTTGTTCAAGTCTACTTGATGTTAACTCATCCATTTCAGCGCTTAAAAACCTTGTATTCTTGTGCCTAAGAGGATGCAAAGAACTTGAGAATCTTCCAAGCAGCATTTTTTTGAAGTCTCTTAAAATCCTTGATCTTTCTGGCTGCTCAAGTCTCGTAAAGTTTCCAGAGATTTCAGGGATTATGGAGGACCTATCTGAAATTTTTCTAAATGAGACTGCAATAGAAGAGTTGCCCTCATCAATTGAACGGCTTCAGGGGCTTGTGTTATTACATTTGAGAAACTGTAGAAGCCTTGTCCGTCTTCCGGACAATATATGTAATTTGGTACGTCTTAAAGATCTCACTCTCTCTGGGTGCTCAAAGCTGTATCATTTGCCTGAGAACTTGGGGAATTTAGAATCCTTGATGTACCTTGAAGTAGAAGGAAGTGGTATAAGAGAACTCCCATTCTCTATCTTGTGCTTGAAAAGGCTGAAAGCATTATCATGTGATGGATGTAAAGAAATGACTATGCCCTTTTCATCATGGTCCTCATCAATTGAAGAATATAATTGTAGATACTCTGGCCTGCTACATCTTGATTTAAGTGACAGCAATCTGTGGGAATTATCGGATGGTATTGCTCACTTGTCCTCATTGAAAACCTTAGAGCTGCGCAGAACCAACTTGGAGAGCTTACCTGCAACGATGAATCAACTTCGCCGTTTGACACGTCTTGAATTGGAAGCTTGCAAGAGACTGAAATCAATACCAGAGCTTCCATCAAGTATAAATTACATAGATGCTCATGATTGCAGGGCTTTGGAAACCGTTGCAAAACCAAATACTCGGTGCTCTATGAATCTTTGCTTCATATTTTCTAATTGCCTCCAACTGGTACAAACGAATCTATTTAGAGAAATTGTGGAAACTCATTCTCATCACCAG GGTGATTATCGACTTCTGCTTTCCTTTAATATGTCTCTTCCTGGAAGTGAGATTCCTGATTGGTTCAATTTTCAATGTAGGGGATCCTCATTTACTGTACAGCTACCCCCAAATTGGTTTGATAATAAGTTTTTGGGGTTCGCTATATGTGCTGTTGGCGACATCAAGGGTTCTCAGAATGAAGCATCTGATCTATCAGCTCTATGTCATTGTAGCTTAAAAGGAAATCATGGTCAGTACAGTTTCAGTTCTACTTTGCTTGATTGGGGTTTCACTACTGATAGAATCCTCAAGTCGGATCATATGTTCATGGCATATGTGCCATGGTCTTAG
- the LOC112171290 gene encoding WRKY DNA-binding transcription factor 70-like — MEEQILTISETKSHNDSCDILSVSRKGKEGVGVRLEESPAEGSSAGESKKRPGSEDQKGSNKRRKSPESWTVVSNTLDDGQVWRKYGQKEILGSPYPRAYFRCTRKYDQGCQATKRVQQVQDTPKEYEITYKGNHTCVNMMMIMGASDPATWPTPVCSKKEHGDLSSSLSLIPFVPEKKEECKEGTTASGLVDNVNDTSDMWTDFESPEFVFPDLGTEQSP; from the exons ATGGAGGAGCAAATTCTAACCATCAGCGAAACCAAATCTCATAATGACAGCTGTGACATCCTTTCGGTTAGTAGGAAAGGAAAAGAGGGGGTTGGGGTGCGGTTGGAGGAGTCTCCAGCGGAAGGCAGCTCTGCCGGTGAGAGCAAGAAGAGGCCGGGTTCAGAGGATCAGAAGGGTTCCAACAAGCGAAG AAAGAGTCCAGAGTCGTGGACAGTGGTTTCAAACACACTTGATGATGGTCAGGTTTGGAGGAAGTATGGGCAGAAGGAAATCCTGGGTTCTCCATATCCAAG GGCTTACTTCAGATGTACCCGCAAGTATGATCAAGGTTGCCAAGCAACCAAACGAGTCCAACAAGTCCAAGACACCCCAAAGGAGTACGAAATTACCTACAAAGGAAACCACACGTGCGTAAACATGATGATGATCATGGGAGCCTCCGATCCTGCTACTTGGCCGACCCCAGTTTGCAGTAAGAAAGAACATGGCGATCTCTCTAGCTCACTGTCCCTGATTCCTTTCGTTccggagaagaaagaagagtgCAAGGAGGGGACGACGGCGAGTGGTCTGGTGGACAACGTTAACGATACTAGTGATATgtggacggattttgagtcgcCGGAGTTTGTGTTCCCGGATTTAGGGACTGAACAGTCACCATAA